A window of the Bombina bombina isolate aBomBom1 chromosome 3, aBomBom1.pri, whole genome shotgun sequence genome harbors these coding sequences:
- the METTL18 gene encoding histidine protein methyltransferase 1 homolog encodes MSFQFNFTIEEAESSSTECELDLESHLYSPDNVKKEISNTDKLLVENSEEQPVLTGAVNETKLMISSSKTYNDCSSSDSLAEEMPARTEPATEHKIPVDVSRVLENKILESVSGLQFVNVSVVEMTLSDKDSLSDSVVSKSIKSNSDLIPGVYEGGMKIWECTFDLIKYFDEEGVYFEGKRVLDLGCGAGLLGIEALKRKAKEVHFQDYNSTVIEEITIPNVLANCDSDNCNEYIKEEPDRKKYKKKDEKTGLLAKCRFFSGEWSQFRKLMQNETPPVTYDIILTSETIYNTSYYRTLHETFENLLTKNGIVYLATKSHYFGVGGGVHLFETYVRERKVFCTKTLKIYDDGLQRFLINLSLKNNLQE; translated from the coding sequence ATGTCTTTTCAATTTAATTTCACTATAGAAGAGGCTGAAAGCAGCTCCACTGAATGTGAATTAGATCTGGAGTCCCATCTTTATTCTCCTGacaatgtcaaaaaagaaatatcaAATACCGATAAATTGCTAGTCGAAAACAGTGAAGAACAACCAGTATTAACAGGTGCAGTGAATGAAACCAAACTAATGATATCATCTAGTAAAACCTATAATGATTGCAGCAGCAGCGATAGCCTTGCTGAAGAAATGCCAGCAAGAACAGAGCCTGCCACAGAACACAAAATACCAGTAGATGTCAGTAGAGttctagaaaataaaattcttgaaAGTGTTTCAGGGCTGCAGTTTGTAAATGTATCTGTTGTGGAAATGACTTTATCAGATAAAGATTCTCTTTCTGATAGCGTAGTAAGCAAATCTATTAAGTCCAATTCTGATCTTATTCCAGGTGTTTATGAAGGTGGTATGAAAATTTGGGAATGCACTTTtgatctaataaaatattttgacGAGGAGGGTGTGTATTTTGAAGGAAAAAGAGTTCTGGACCTTGGATGTGGGGCTGGCTTGTTAGGAATAGAAGCTTTAAAACGAAAGGCCAAAGAAGTGCATTTCCAAGATTACAACAGCACTGTAATAGAAGAGATAACTATACCCAATGTGCTGGCCAACTGTGACAGTGATAACTGTAATGAATATATTAAAGAAGAGCCTGATCGGAAAAAGTATAAAAAGAAAGACGAAAAGACTGGGCTCCTAGCCAAATGCCGTTTCTTCTCCGGGGAATGGTCGCAGTTTAGAAAGTTAATGCAAAATGAAACACCTCCTGTGACATATGATATTATTCTTACATCGGAGACCATATATAATACATCCTACTATAGAACCTTGCATGAGACATTTGAGAATTTATTGACAAAAAATGGGATTGTGTATCTGGCTACCAAGTCTCATTATTTTGGTGTTGGCGGGGGTGTTCATTTGTTTGAGACATATGTCAGAGAGAGAAAAGTGTTCTGCACTAAAACTCTAAAGATTTATGATGATGGACTTCAAAGATTTCTGATTAATTTGTCATTGAAAAACAATTTACAAGAGTAA